In the Triticum dicoccoides isolate Atlit2015 ecotype Zavitan unplaced genomic scaffold, WEW_v2.0 scaffold129772, whole genome shotgun sequence genome, ggagccaatatgagcatccaggttccgctattggttattgaccgagaatagttctaggtcatgtctacattgttctcgaacccgtagggtccgcacgcttaaggtttcgatgatagttatattatgagtttatgagttttgatgtaccgaaggagttcggagtcccggatgagatcggggacatgacgaggattctcgaaatggtcaagacgtaaagattgatatattgtacgactatattcggacttcggaaaggttctgagtgattcgggtattttttggagtactggagagttacgggaattcgccggggagtatatgggccttattgggccatacgggaatagaggagagaggccaaaaggaaggaggcctgcgccccccttctggtccgaattggacaagggggcagcccccttttccttctccctctcctcctctttccttctccaacaaggaaaggaggagtcctactcccggtgggagtaggactccccccttggcgcgcctcctccctaggccggccgcctccccccttgctcctttatatacgggggcaggggggcaccccaaagacacaacaacaattgatccttgagatctattagccgtgtgcggtgcccccctccaccatagtcctcctcgataatattgtagcggtgcttaggtgaagccctgcgacggtagaacatcaagatcgtcaccacgccgtcgtgctgacggaactctccctcgacactcggctggatcggagttcgagggacgtcattgagctgaacgtgtgctagaactcggaggtgccgtagtttcggtgcttgattggtcgggccgtgaagacgtacgactacatcaaccgcgttgttctaacgcttccgctttcggtctacaagggtatgtagattacactctcccctctcgttgctatgcatcaccatgattttgcgtgtgcgtaagaaattttttgaaattactacgttccccaacaggaaccgCATCACTCTAGCGAAGGACGGACAACCACAACCACAGCCGCTCCCCGATCCCTAGGACCTCCGTCAGCAGCCTCTCGGTGATGAACTGCTCGAACACTATGGGCCATGTCAGCACCGGCACACCCGCCGCCACCGTCTCCAGGACGGAGTTCCATCCGCAGTGCGTCACGAAAGCCCCCACTGCCCGGTGCCCCAGGATAGCCCTTTGCGGAGCCCAGGCGGTGACCACCATGCCCCTGCCTCCAACACGCTCGCGCCACCGCTCCGGGGGAGACCACTTGTCCATCCTCACCACCCACAGGAACGCCATCCCTGAGGCCTCAAGCCCGAGAGCGAGCTCGTCCAGCTGAGCGTCGGAGACGTGGGCGAGGCTGCCGAAGCACACGTACACCACCGACCGGCTTGGCTTCGAGTCAAGCCAGTCGGTGTACCGTGAGTCGTCGGCTTCCGGTGACGACGGCAGTCGTAGTGACACGGGGCCTAGCATGTACGCACGCTTCGCGTAGCCATTGCCCACGTACATCCCGCAGTAATGCTCCTCCAGATCTGGCGATGTGTTGACGGCCAGCCCGAAGCAGTCACCTTGCACCGCATAGAGCCGGTCGAAGGTGGATTGGTCACCCTTCCGTTGGCTCCTCAAGTATTCCGGCAGCTCCACCGTGGGTACTCGTATCTCGGGGTCCGGAAACCGAGGGATGGTAGTCACCACCTCCGGCTCGCTGCTGGAAACGCGACCCAGTAGATGGCGCATCGCGAGTGTCGAGAAGGCGCCGATGACGTTGAACGTGACGCATGGCACGCCGAGCCCGTCGCAGACGCCGGCGTTCCACATGAAGTGCACGTCGGTGATGAGCGCGTCCGGCGACTGCGCCCTGATGAGCGTTTCCTGGACGGGGCGCATCAGCGTATCGCTCAACGCGGCCACATCGATGCGCCATGCATCGGCCTGCGCGGCCGTGCCGAGGTTCTCGACGCCCCTCGGGAGGCCGTCCACGGCCGGGAACGGGTACGTCGCCACCTTCACCGGTATGCCACTGCCGTTCTCGTACCGCTGGAGCAACGACCGGACGAACGACACGTTCGCCGGCGTCACCGCGATGGTGGCCTCTACGGCCTGTGGTCTGGCCGTCGCAAGGCTAACGGCGAGCTCGGTGAAGGGCCCGATGTGGCTGGAGGCGAAGAAGGGGATGAGGAGCACACGCAGCTTCTTGCTGCTGCCAGTGGTTTCCGTAGAGGCCATTTTCTTTGCAAATTACTACTGCTAGCGGAAAGTTAATTACCTGCCTG is a window encoding:
- the LOC119343489 gene encoding UDP-glycosyltransferase 73B5-like — its product is MASTETTGSSKKLRVLLIPFFASSHIGPFTELAVSLATARPQAVEATIAVTPANVSFVRSLLQRYENGSGIPVKVATYPFPAVDGLPRGVENLGTAAQADAWRIDVAALSDTLMRPVQETLIRAQSPDALITDVHFMWNAGVCDGLGVPCVTFNVIGAFSTLAMRHLLGRVSSSEPEVVTTIPRFPDPEIRVPTVELPEYLRSQRKGDQSTFDRLYAVQGDCFGLAVNTSPDLEEHYCGMYVGNGYAKRAYMLGPVSLRLPSSPEADDSRYTDWLDSKPSRSVVYVCFGSLAHVSDAQLDELALGLEASGMAFLWVVRMDKWSPPERWRERVGGRGMVVTAWAPQRAILGHRAVGAFVTHCGWNSVLETVAAGVPVLTWPIVFEQFITERLLTEVLGIGERLWLWLSVLR